Proteins encoded by one window of Candidatus Acidiferrales bacterium:
- the galK gene encoding galactokinase: MKDEQTIINSLREKSARLFNHNDGQLIVRSPGRINLIGEHTDYNEGFVLPSAIDRAIYFAINARNDSEARLYTLDFDDDFRFDVRNPVKSNKSWANYLIGIVSELNKSGRHIGGFDCVFSGNIPIGAGMSSSAALEAGLAYALDMMFNLGLERGELAELARQAENDFVGVKCGIMDQFANLFSKGKSVLYLDCRNMEYDYLPFVRKDIKVILCDTGVKHSLASSEYNLRRQQCETGVQIMRRYDPQVKSLRDVDFEMLDEHAAELGDVVYKRCRYVLEENIRVNSAKHYLQQSDYASFGELLYLSHEGAREKYEVSCAELDLLVDTASGINGVLGARMMGGGFGGCTLNLVEDSSVEEFEGSIGEVYRKCLDRTVRIYECSLMPGTEVIANSGHFRQD, encoded by the coding sequence ATGAAAGATGAACAGACAATAATTAATTCGTTAAGGGAAAAGTCGGCGCGATTATTTAATCATAACGATGGCCAATTGATAGTCAGGTCACCAGGGAGAATAAATCTGATAGGCGAGCACACCGATTACAATGAAGGTTTCGTTCTTCCTTCGGCGATAGACCGGGCGATTTATTTTGCGATAAATGCAAGGAATGATTCCGAAGCAAGGCTGTACACTCTGGATTTTGATGATGATTTCAGGTTTGACGTGAGAAACCCGGTAAAGTCAAACAAGAGCTGGGCGAACTATCTCATCGGGATAGTGAGCGAACTAAACAAAAGCGGTCGCCATATCGGGGGGTTCGACTGCGTCTTTTCAGGAAATATCCCGATTGGAGCAGGGATGTCCTCATCAGCGGCGTTAGAAGCCGGATTGGCTTATGCGCTCGATATGATGTTCAACCTGGGACTGGAACGCGGTGAATTGGCCGAACTTGCGCGGCAGGCAGAAAATGATTTTGTCGGGGTCAAATGCGGCATCATGGATCAATTTGCAAATCTGTTTAGCAAAGGGAAATCGGTTTTGTATCTCGACTGCAGAAACATGGAATATGATTATTTACCTTTTGTCAGAAAAGATATTAAGGTGATTCTTTGCGATACCGGTGTGAAGCATAGTCTTGCATCTTCAGAATACAATCTTCGCAGACAGCAGTGCGAAACCGGCGTGCAGATAATGAGGAGATACGACCCTCAGGTGAAGAGTCTTCGTGACGTGGACTTTGAAATGCTTGACGAGCACGCAGCTGAGTTGGGTGATGTTGTCTACAAACGCTGCCGCTATGTTCTCGAAGAGAACATTCGCGTCAACTCCGCAAAGCATTACCTCCAGCAGAGTGACTATGCAAGTTTTGGGGAACTGCTCTATCTCTCTCACGAAGGAGCAAGGGAGAAATATGAAGTGTCCTGCGCTGAGCTGGATCTGCTCGTAGATACGGCGTCGGGGATTAACGGAGTATTAGGTGCAAGGATGATGGGAGGTGGGTTCGGAGGCTGCACATTAAATCTGGTCGAGGATAGCTCGGTCGAAGAATTTGAGGGGAGCATCGGAGAGGTTTATAGGAAATGTCTCGACAGAACCGTTCGCATTTACGAATGCAGTCTGATGCCCGGGACTGAGGTCATCGCGAATTCAGGTCACTTCAGACAAGATTAA